A portion of the Vanessa atalanta chromosome 14, ilVanAtal1.2, whole genome shotgun sequence genome contains these proteins:
- the LOC125068603 gene encoding uncharacterized protein LOC125068603 gives MWRPILMTTLVISSIYARSNQVRDVTTSCDKSSISVHLDMEQPFKGLVFSKDFSRECRVQGQMHTNVTLHLPSNACGVRTSTLNTTVEEPDDNEDLYYSVELIVQMDRQLQQSSDQEIIVRCKLQPRAVRISSSALEGVIKSRLREMTGQEGKRVRTGRNRQGWEHAGELEQRQRVAEAARAWMELAPARVEVGQPTRLLVQCTLPVGVGLRVTNCVAHDGLGEASQKLLDEAGCPIDEAIFNKPTLQRHRQKGEIDSSDLEPVNEINLQSDRSDPDDVIRNMMTYQHAVTTFAAFKFPDRAKLHLSCGIELCKGVCPHVDCKSLQKPHHTKDGLVRKARLDKEARGVVIDRLEVYNSIEVLAPNIELEDEASIRGSRRVEGEEDFVRGFSPGDKTICLSPGKMALAFCILGVIFLCAIAIAFASLVRARRRVTREPIHTSLSFYTGSKSIFSSSGSSSSGLSGSKLLLTDSPYLDHHSSSSNNWPYNRAF, from the exons ATGTGGCGACCAATACTAATGACAACCCTAGTGATATCGAGTATCTATGCTCGTTCCAATCAGGTCAGGGACGTAACCACGTCTTGCGACAAGAGCTCTATTAGTGTTCATCTTGATATGGAACAACCATTCAAAGGTCTCGTGTTCAGTAAGGATTTCTCCAGGGAATGTCGGGTACAAG gacAAATGCATACGAATGTAACTCTTCACTTGCCATCAAATGCGTGTGGTGTAAGAACATCTACCCTGAACACAACGGTGGAGGAGCCAGATGACAACGAAGATCTTTACTACAGTGTAGAACTGATCGTTCAAATGGACAGACAACTGCAGCAGTCTTCGGATCAGGAAATAATTGTCAG GTGTAAATTGCAACCGCGTGCGGTTCGAATAAGCAGTTCCGCGCTGGAGGGCGTCATTAAGTCCAGGTTGCGAGAAATGACTGGACAAGAAGGAAAACGTGTAAG GACGGGCAGAAACCGTCAAGGCTGGGAGCACGCGGGCGAGCTGGAGCAGCGGCAGCGCGTGGCGGAGGCGGCGCGCGCGTGGATGGAGCTCGCGCCCGCGCGCGTCGAGGTGGGGCAGCCCACGCGCCTGCTCGTGCAGTGCACGCTGCCAG TTGGAGTCGGTCTTCGTGTAACCAACTGCGTAGCTCACGATGGTTTAGGTGAAGCGTCGCAGAAGCTCTTGGACGAAGCCGGCTGTCCCATAGACGAGGCGATATTCAACAAACCCACTCTGCAACGACACAGGCAGAAGGGCGAGATCGATTCGTCGGACTTGGAGCCGgttaacgaaataaatttacaaagtgATAGATCCGATCCCGACGACGTCATTCGAAATATGATGACGTATCAACACGCTGTGACAACATTCGCTGCCTTCAAGTTTCCAGATAGAGCAAAGTTGCACCTCTCGTGTGGGATAGAATTGTGTAAAGGGGTTTGTCCGCACGTCGACTGCAAGTCCCTGCAGAAGCCGCACCACACGAAAGATGGTTTAGTTCGAAAGGCTCGATTGGACAAAGAAGCGAGAGGAGTTGTGATTGACAGGCTGGAAGTGTATAACAGTATCGAAGTTCTCGCACCGAATATTGAGTTAGAGGATGAAGCTTCCATAAGAG GTTCTAGAAGAGTAGAAGGTGAAGAAGACTTTGTTCGAGGCTTCTCTCCAGGCGACAAAACAATTTGCCTTTCACCGGGGAAAATGGCCCTTGCATTCTGTATTCTAGGAGTCATATTCCTTTGCGCTATTGCAATCGCGTTTGCGTCACTCGTGCGAGCGAGACGGAGAGTTACACGCGAACCTATTCATACATCTCTTTCATTCTACACTGGCAGCAAGAGTATTTTCTCTTCTAGCGGCAGCAGCAGTTCAGGATTGAGTGGAAGCAAACTTCTTCTAACTGATAGTCCATACTTAGATCATCATTCATCGTCTAGCAACAACTGGCCTTACAACAGGGCGttctaa